The Helicobacter cetorum MIT 00-7128 region ATTCAAAAGAATTTTATCCCTATAAAGAGCTAAAAATTTTTTAAAAAAGCAAAATGATTAGAAACTAAACGCCAAAATCTTTTATGAAACTTATAGAATGAAAGTAAGAAGAGTCTCTTAAAATTAGAGACTCTTAAAATTAGAAATTATAGCGATAACCTACATAAATGCTGTATTGACGGCGGTATTTGACATTCAAACCACCTTCGTTAAAATAATAAACATTAATGGTAGGAATTTTCACACCAAAATCAAAACCTTGATGTTTGCCGATATGGGTGCGCATACCCAAGTTGAATAAAAATTGGAAAATCGCAGGGTCAATACTCGCTGATTGGTGTTTATAGCGAGTATCTTTCGCCTCTACCAAGCTCCCCAAAGTATTCCCCCAAGAGTTACCCGCAATCTGCGCACCAAAGAAAAAGCCAAAGCTTGCATTTTCTCTATTGATAACATTATAGAGGGTATCAATACCCACACCATAAGTGAACATATCAGAGATATTGTTAAAGCGTGTGCTATTGCTAGGAACATTGCCGTCTTTGGGGTTATTGATACCACATGGCGTGCCGGCTTGAACGGATTGTGGGTCGCACACATTATTATCCCAACCTGTTAAAGCACCACCACCAAAGTTAGAATGACCATAGTCCATAAAGCCATAATAACGCATACCAAACCAACGCTTAGCACCATAGAACTGCTTATAACCCACAGTAAGCCCAATACCTTGCATAACGGCTAAATAATCGGTCTTGCCTACAGGAAATTGCCTAATATTGTAGTGATTTCCTCTCTCTGGGTTTCTCACGCTCTCTGAGGCTTGACCCACTTGATAGCTAATCCCTACATACCATGCATCTTTTTCGCCTTTTACTTTTTTCTTATGATCTTCTGGCTTATCAAGGTGTTTTTCTATATTACTTTCTGCTGCCACTAGGTTATTTAATAATGCCACTGACAGACAAAGCGCTCCAAACACTACAAACTTTTTCATACAACATTTTCCTTCTAAAAGTCTATTTCGTGTAATAATAGCATAATAATCTATAAAAAACCTAAATTCTCTAAAAAAACCGCTTTAAAAACCTATTAAATCTCTTTTAAGGCTTTAGCGATTAATTCTAGGGGGTGTAAAAATTGTGGGCTTTTATTTTTATCTAAAGTTTTTAGGGCATTATTAAGTTGCATATGGCATGCCCCACATTCTGCACTCACAATTTTTGCTTGAGTGTCTGTAATATCTTTAGCCCTAAGAAGTCCTGCTTTTGAAGAAAATTCTGCTTTGTCTGTTTGCATCGTAATCCCCCCAAAGCCACAGCATTTTTCATTGTCTTGCATTTCTTTGATTTCATAATGAGTGCTTAATAGATTTCTCACTTCTTGATAGGCTTTTAGGGTTTTTCTTGCATGGCATGGGTCATGGTAGGTAATAGTCTCTTGCTCTTCCCCTTGTTTTTTTTGGGGGATTTTTTCTAAAAGATTTTTTAATTGCGTGCATTTATCTAAAAACACGCTTGCAAGATAAATTTTAGGCGTGATTTTTTCTAAACGCTTTAAAAACTCCTTTTCATTTTTTTCGCCTAAAAAGACTTTATAATAATCCTTTATTAACATGCTTGCGCATGTAGCCTCAGGCACAATAATCGCATTAGCTTCTTCTAAATAGCTTTCAAACAATTCAATGTTTTTCTTAGCTAAAAAAAGCGTGGTATCTTTATCGCCGGTAAAATACGCTGGTGCAGAGCAACATTCTTGTTTAGGAATAATGGCTTGAATATTGAGTTTTTCTAAAATATATAGCAAACTCTCCCCTACTTGTTGGTAATGGTAATTACTCAAACAACCAATAAAAATCGCCACTTTTTGAATAGGATTTTCTAAAGGCTTAATATTATTTGCATGCATTTGTAAGAAACTTTTTTTATTTAAGGGGGGAAGAGAAGTTTTTTTAAAGCGTTTGAATAAGCCTTTAAAGATTATTCTAGGTTCTAAGCTATCCTCCCCTATTTGCTTAAACACACAAGGGGCTAAAAAATGCATTGTAGAAAACACTTTATCCATTTTTTGCCTGTTTTTTAAGAGTGAAAAATAGGATTTTTTATACCAAGCAATGCCATATTTTTGAGCGATTTTTTCTCTAGCTTTTTCTATTAAAGTGTCTATAGGTAGATGAAAGGGGCAAGTTTCCACACAAGTGGTGCATAAAAAACAAGTTTCTAAAATATGTTTTAAATTAGTGTCTAATTTGAGCTTATTTTGAGCGTTTAATCGCATTAAATCCAAAAATCCCCTAGGCGAAGTGCTCTCATCTTTATGAATGCGATAAATGGTGCAAGTTGGCACACACTTAGCGCATTTAACGCAAGTCTCCCCTACTTTTTCAAAAATATTCTCGCTCATAGGGTTTTGCTGAATTGTTTTTCGCCCCCACGCAAATAGGCATCAAACTCCATGGCAATATTTCTTACAAGCATACTACCGGTTCTTGTCATCTCAAACCCTTTAGAATTAAAACAGAGTAAGCCCACTTCTTCATAAGGCTTTAATTTTTCTAATTCTTTTTTAAAATGCGTTTTAAAATCAATATGAAATTTCTCTTCAATCTTAGAATAATCTAATTTTAAATTACTCATCATTTGCATAATCACTTCTTTTCTTAACACATCTTCTTTGGTGAGTGCCACGCCCCTTTCTACCGGTAAGTGCCCTAAATCAAGGGCTTTTTCATAATCTTGCATGTCTTTATAGTTTTGCGTGTAATAATCGCCCCCTTCACCAATGCTCGTAAGACCAATGCCAATGGTCTGAGTGAATTTCTTAGTGGTATAGCCTTGAAAATTACGGCGTAACTCTGATTTTTGCAAAGATTTATACAATTCGTTATCGCTTTTTGCAAAGTGGTCCATGCCTATCATTTTGTAATTCGCCTTTTCTAAAAACCTAATTAAAGCTTCCAAAATCTCTAGCTTAGTTTTAGGGCTTGGCAATAAGGTTTCATCAATTTTACGCATAGTCTTTTTAACCCAAGGCACATGAGCGTAGTTAAACACCGCTAATCTATCGGGGTTTAACTCTAAAACTAATTCTAAAGTTTTTAAAAAGCTCTCTTTAGTTTGATTGGGTAATCCATAAATCAAATCAAAATTGATAGACTTAATGCCATAGTCTCTAGCGAGTTTCACAGCGTTTTTAACCATCTCAAATGGTTGGATACGATGGATTGCTTTTTGGACTTCAAATTCAAAATCTTGCACCCCAAAGCTTAGGCGATTAAACCCTTTTTGAGATAAAGTTTGCATATGTTCTTTAGTAAAATGCCTAGGGTCAATCTCACAGCTCATTTCAATATCTTTGCTAAAGTTGGGGAAAACTTCTTGAATGCTTTGTGTAATCTCATCTAGCTGAGTGGGTGAGAAAAAGGTCGGCGTGCCACCGCCATAATGAAATTGTGCGACTTCCCTATTCGTATTCATAGCATTTTTTAAAAGGCTTAATTCTTTTTTAAGATAGCTAATATAACGAGTTTTCTTATCTTCTAAGCTTGTATAAATGACTGAACATGCACAAAAATAACATGCACTCCTACAAAAGGGTAAATGTGTATAAAGCGATAGTGGCATGGGATTTTTGAGATTGTCATGGCAAAAAAACGCCGTTTTTAAACTCTCTTCGTTAAAACCTTCTTTAAACTCCACAGCGGTAGGATAGCTTGTATATCTGGGACCTGGCTTTGAGTATTTAGAAAATTTTTCAAAATCAATGTTTTGTGTTGTTTCTATTGCTTGCATTAAAAACTTTCCTCATCGCTATCCATAAAGGCATCTTCAGTGAAATTGGGGCGTTGTTTGAACATGTTATCAAAGTTAAAAAATAAATTAGGATGCTCTTTTTTAATCTGCTTGACAAAATTCAAAGTATTGATATTAGGCAAATTCCCATCTTTTTGGCGTAAATTTTCTAATAAATGTAACGAAACTTCACGCACATCTTCAAAATCAATCGGCCCTTGAGTGATAATATCTCTTTCTAATTCTGCTCTAAGCCTTGCCTCAAATGCCTTTCTAGCATTATCTGCCATAACACTAATCACATTATCTGGCACTACCACATAGCTTTTGCCCTCTTCATCAGTAAGAAACCAAGCCTCATTATTTTTGAAAGCTCCATTTTGTAATTCTAAAACAACTTCATCAGAGCCAATTCTTTTAAGTAAAGCTCTATTTTTTTGTGATTTTAGACTGCCTATGATACGCTGTGCCTTAAGCTTGGACATCGCTCTTTTTTTAGATAGTTTTTCCAACTTAATCTCCTTTTCTAAAATCCTTGTAAGATTGTAGCAAAATTCATTTAATTCCCTTTATAAATCGCTTGCAAATGCTCTATTTTTGAGCCTAAATTTAATAACGCCATATCCGCTAATACCAAAGCAAGCAAGCTCTCACACACCACACTACCCCTAATAGCAATACAAGGGTCATGCCTACCTTCTAAAAGGCATTCGCATTCATTATTGTGAATATCTATAGTCTTTTGGGGTTTAAAAATGCTTGGTGTGGGTTTAAAATACACTTTGATAATAATTTCTTCGCCATTACTCATTCCTCCTAAAATCCCCCCACTATGATTACTCAAAAAACCCTTTTTATTAATTAAATCATTATATTCTGAACCTTTTAATTGAGAGCTTTCTATACCTTTGCCAATTTCAACCGCCTTAACCCCATTAAGCCCCATCATCACTCTAGCGATTTCAGCGTCTAATTTAGCGTATAGTCCTTCGCCAAGACCTATAGGAAGTTTGTAATCTTTTTTCAAACTTCTAGCCCTAATTAAAGCCACTCCCCCTATGCTATCGTGATTTTTTTTAGCGTTTTGAATGATTTCTTTTTGAGCTATCTCTTGATTTTTATCTAGGGCAAAAATTTCACTTTTTAAGGCGTAGTTAAAATCATAATCTTTTGCTTTAATGCCCCCTATTTCAATAATCCCATTTTCACAAACAATGCCAATTTCTTTTAAAAGCATTTTAGCAAACGCCCCACCAGCCACTCTTATAGCACTCTCTCTAGCTGAACTTCTTCCCCCACCCCTAAAATCCCTTATGCCATATTTGTGAAAATAAGTAAAATCTGCATGGCTAGGTCTAAAAAGGTTTTTAATGTTCTCATAATCCTTGCTTCTAGGTCTTTTATTATGGATTAAAAACCCTATAGGTGTGCCGGTGCTAAAATTTTCAAAAACCCCGCTTACTATCTCTACTTTATCATCTTCTTTTCGTGGTGTAGTGAAAATATTACGCCCCCCTTGACGGCGTTTCATTTCATTTTCTAATAACTCATAATCAATCTTAATCCCACTAGGCATGCCATCTAATACTCCCCCTATCATATCCCCATGCGATTCTCCAAAGGTAGTGAGCCTTAAATAATGCCCTAAGGTATTCACTCTTGTTCCTTGAGTTGATTAAAGGCAATAAGGGCGCATTGTTGTTGGGCATCTTTTTTGCTCTTGCCTTTGGCTTTAGCATAGATAGTATCATTGATAAGTAGTGCTATTTCAAATTCTTTGTGGTGGTCTGGCCCATTCTCTGAAATCAATTCATATTTAGGAATAATTCCAAATTTTGCTTGCGTAAGCTCTTGTAAGGCAGTCTTATAGTCTGCAAATAGATATTCTAAATCTAGGCGCTTATACGCACGATTAAGTAGTTTTTCTGTGATTTTGCGCACTTTATCTAATCCTGCCTCTAAATACACTCCAGCCATTAGAGCCTCAAAAGCGCTTGATAAAATGGAGGGCTTTTCTCTACCTTTAGAACTTTCTTCAGAAAAAGACACTCTCAAGTAATCTTGCAAGGAAATCACTTTAGCCAATGTGGTAAAACCTTGTTCGCTCACTATAGAGGCTCTTAGTTTAGAGAGCTTTCCTTCATTGTATTGATAGAATTTATGATATAGCAATTCGCCTATAATCAAATCTAGCACCGCATCACCTAAAAATTCTAAGCGTTCAT contains the following coding sequences:
- a CDS encoding outer membrane protein, with protein sequence MKKFVVFGALCLSVALLNNLVAAESNIEKHLDKPEDHKKKVKGEKDAWYVGISYQVGQASESVRNPERGNHYNIRQFPVGKTDYLAVMQGIGLTVGYKQFYGAKRWFGMRYYGFMDYGHSNFGGGALTGWDNNVCDPQSVQAGTPCGINNPKDGNVPSNSTRFNNISDMFTYGVGIDTLYNVINRENASFGFFFGAQIAGNSWGNTLGSLVEAKDTRYKHQSASIDPAIFQFLFNLGMRTHIGKHQGFDFGVKIPTINVYYFNEGGLNVKYRRQYSIYVGYRYNF
- a CDS encoding (Fe-S)-binding protein, coding for MSENIFEKVGETCVKCAKCVPTCTIYRIHKDESTSPRGFLDLMRLNAQNKLKLDTNLKHILETCFLCTTCVETCPFHLPIDTLIEKAREKIAQKYGIAWYKKSYFSLLKNRQKMDKVFSTMHFLAPCVFKQIGEDSLEPRIIFKGLFKRFKKTSLPPLNKKSFLQMHANNIKPLENPIQKVAIFIGCLSNYHYQQVGESLLYILEKLNIQAIIPKQECCSAPAYFTGDKDTTLFLAKKNIELFESYLEEANAIIVPEATCASMLIKDYYKVFLGEKNEKEFLKRLEKITPKIYLASVFLDKCTQLKNLLEKIPQKKQGEEQETITYHDPCHARKTLKAYQEVRNLLSTHYEIKEMQDNEKCCGFGGITMQTDKAEFSSKAGLLRAKDITDTQAKIVSAECGACHMQLNNALKTLDKNKSPQFLHPLELIAKALKEI
- the hemN gene encoding oxygen-independent coproporphyrinogen III oxidase, which produces MQAIETTQNIDFEKFSKYSKPGPRYTSYPTAVEFKEGFNEESLKTAFFCHDNLKNPMPLSLYTHLPFCRSACYFCACSVIYTSLEDKKTRYISYLKKELSLLKNAMNTNREVAQFHYGGGTPTFFSPTQLDEITQSIQEVFPNFSKDIEMSCEIDPRHFTKEHMQTLSQKGFNRLSFGVQDFEFEVQKAIHRIQPFEMVKNAVKLARDYGIKSINFDLIYGLPNQTKESFLKTLELVLELNPDRLAVFNYAHVPWVKKTMRKIDETLLPSPKTKLEILEALIRFLEKANYKMIGMDHFAKSDNELYKSLQKSELRRNFQGYTTKKFTQTIGIGLTSIGEGGDYYTQNYKDMQDYEKALDLGHLPVERGVALTKEDVLRKEVIMQMMSNLKLDYSKIEEKFHIDFKTHFKKELEKLKPYEEVGLLCFNSKGFEMTRTGSMLVRNIAMEFDAYLRGGEKQFSKTL
- a CDS encoding DUF2603 domain-containing protein; translated protein: MEKLSKKRAMSKLKAQRIIGSLKSQKNRALLKRIGSDEVVLELQNGAFKNNEAWFLTDEEGKSYVVVPDNVISVMADNARKAFEARLRAELERDIITQGPIDFEDVREVSLHLLENLRQKDGNLPNINTLNFVKQIKKEHPNLFFNFDNMFKQRPNFTEDAFMDSDEESF
- the aroC gene encoding chorismate synthase, giving the protein MNTLGHYLRLTTFGESHGDMIGGVLDGMPSGIKIDYELLENEMKRRQGGRNIFTTPRKEDDKVEIVSGVFENFSTGTPIGFLIHNKRPRSKDYENIKNLFRPSHADFTYFHKYGIRDFRGGGRSSARESAIRVAGGAFAKMLLKEIGIVCENGIIEIGGIKAKDYDFNYALKSEIFALDKNQEIAQKEIIQNAKKNHDSIGGVALIRARSLKKDYKLPIGLGEGLYAKLDAEIARVMMGLNGVKAVEIGKGIESSQLKGSEYNDLINKKGFLSNHSGGILGGMSNGEEIIIKVYFKPTPSIFKPQKTIDIHNNECECLLEGRHDPCIAIRGSVVCESLLALVLADMALLNLGSKIEHLQAIYKGN
- the rnc gene encoding ribonuclease III translates to MKEKHPKHQTYPYQKLEKDLGYFFKDKRLLEQALTHKSYRQALNNERLEFLGDAVLDLIIGELLYHKFYQYNEGKLSKLRASIVSEQGFTTLAKVISLQDYLRVSFSEESSKGREKPSILSSAFEALMAGVYLEAGLDKVRKITEKLLNRAYKRLDLEYLFADYKTALQELTQAKFGIIPKYELISENGPDHHKEFEIALLINDTIYAKAKGKSKKDAQQQCALIAFNQLKEQE